Proteins encoded by one window of Nasonia vitripennis strain AsymCx chromosome 5, Nvit_psr_1.1, whole genome shotgun sequence:
- the LOC100680437 gene encoding uncharacterized protein LOC100680437, with protein sequence MGHGKNCRCKSGERSKGPKRPRKKRDSRCESAFTCDDDKLRPPSAELSIAGACCSSSGGSQIKSRRGNSGGCGKEERATHSPTTPSPGHCRFPESNQAKKKKNVAESCCGNCCDTRESDEAACCSNGPAIKCGRNADACAGTASTGCAEPCKKEKKRKYKKIWKNFKSVWSRRTRREIAIERSFRKVVRDQSVNTCSSNASLDYRYSFTECKMLTGILKHEKVAPDKSFSDIGCCTSSGVLPNYDTKSQESIRSSRSTGLDENVATSKPVQEKTKKSPPAAEPQEAKPSGGLFKKFAGKSSKDKNSDKDSKTARSTSSSKVAADKSPKKEQNTKVTIKETPSQSKSSHAKNPSQAVNKGVGTNDVEREKSKQNISVKEVSDGCQPKGHAMECKDFLVCQCSKGAKSKIKHSSCGQDSCS encoded by the exons A TGGGACACGGCAAGAACTGCAGATGCAAGTCCGGGGAAAGATCGAAAGGGCCCAAGAGGCCGAGGAAGAAAAGGGATAGCCGGTGTGAATCAGCGTTTACTTGCGACGACGACAAATTGCGGCCTCCGAGCGCGGAATTGTCGATCGCAGGGGCGTGttgtagcagcagcggcggcagtcAAATCAAAAGTCGCAGAGGGAATTCCGGCGGTTGCGGCAAAGAGGAAAGAGCGACTCATTCTCCGACAACTCCTTCCCCGGGCCATTGTCGATTTCCCGAATCCAACCAGgctaaaaagaagaagaacgTCGCCGAGTCCTGTTGCGGCAATTGTTGTGACACGAGGGAAAGCGACGAGGCCGCCTGTTGCTCGAATGGCCCGGCTATCAA GTGTGGAAGGAACGCGGACGCGTGTGCCGGTACGGCGAGCACCGGATGCGCGGAGCCGTgtaagaaggagaagaagcgGAAGTACAAGAAGATTTGGAAGAAttttaaa AGCGTATGGTCCCGGAGGACCAGAAGAGAGATAGCCATCGAGAGGTCCTTCAGAAAGGTGGTCAGAGATCAGTCCGTCAACACGTGCAGCTCGAATGCCAGCCTCGACTATCGGTACAGCTTCACCGAGTGCAAGATGCTCACGGGGATTTTGAAGCACGAAAAG GTTGCACCGGATAAATCcttttccgacatcggatgcTGTACGAGCAGTGGAGTCTTGCCGAACTACGATACGAAATCGCAGGAAAGTATTCGTTCGTCGCGGTCGACTGGACTGGACGAAAATGTAGCGACGAGCAAACCTGTGCAAGAGAAAACTAAAAAg TCCCCACCTGCAGCAGAACCTCAAGAAGCAAAGCCGTCGGGTGGACTGTTCAAAAAGTTCGCCGGTAAATCCTCGAAAGAT AAAAACTCCGATAAAGATAGCAAAACTGCGCGCAGCACTTCGAGCTCTAAAGTAGCAGCGGATAAGTCTCCTAAAAAAGAGCAAAATACAAAA GTAACGATAAAAGAAACGCCGAGTCAAAGTAAGTCGTCGCATGCAAAAAATCCAAGCCAAGCCGTAAATAAAGGAGTCGGGACTAATGAcgtagaaagagaaaaatcgaaGCAAAATATAAGTGTGAAAGAAGTCTCCGATGGATGTCAGCCTAAAGGTCACGCAATGGAGTGCAAAGATTTCCTTGTTTGTCAATGCTCAAAGG GTGCGAAGTCCAAAATCAAGCACAGCAGCTGTGGCCAAGACAGTTGTTCCTAG